In a genomic window of Fibrobacter sp. UWH4:
- the serS gene encoding serine--tRNA ligase produces the protein MLDIKKIRENPEYYIAETEKKYTTVSLRDVLAVDNERRPLLTEVERLKSERNAQSKKIGELKKKGENADEAQAATRELGNKIDELDKKLKELDYKQTEMLMHVPNIAPRSPEGKDSSDNVVEKDGPIPADYYTKNDDFARVDHKTLGERLGIFDFERGAKISGSGFPVYRGLGSRLERALIQFFLDEHQKAGFEEFTPPYLVTRNTMRGTGQLPKFEEDMYRCDKDDDLFLIPTAEVPLTNLYSGEVIPESELPKRICAYSACFRREAGSYGKDTRGLLRLHQFNKVEMVYFAHPEHSYEDHEELTRFGEKLLEKLGLPYHRLALCKGDLGFGAAKCYDLEVYAPVEKKWLEVSSCSNFEDYQARRANIKTKINGKNVYVHTLNGSGLATPRVMVGICDNYQQKDGSLLIPEVLRPYMGGLEVIKPKA, from the coding sequence ATGCTTGACATCAAAAAAATCCGTGAAAATCCGGAATACTACATTGCTGAAACCGAAAAGAAATATACGACCGTAAGCCTTCGTGACGTGCTGGCAGTCGATAACGAACGCCGCCCGCTCCTCACCGAAGTCGAACGCCTCAAGAGCGAACGCAACGCCCAGTCCAAGAAGATTGGCGAACTCAAGAAGAAGGGCGAAAACGCCGACGAAGCTCAGGCCGCTACGCGCGAACTCGGCAACAAGATCGACGAACTCGACAAGAAGCTCAAGGAACTCGACTACAAGCAGACCGAAATGCTCATGCACGTGCCGAACATCGCTCCGCGTTCTCCGGAAGGCAAGGACAGCTCGGATAACGTTGTTGAAAAAGACGGTCCGATTCCGGCCGACTACTACACCAAGAACGACGACTTCGCCCGCGTTGACCACAAGACTTTGGGCGAACGCCTCGGCATTTTTGACTTCGAACGCGGCGCCAAGATTTCCGGTTCCGGCTTCCCGGTCTACCGCGGTCTCGGCTCTCGTCTCGAACGCGCCCTCATCCAGTTCTTCCTCGACGAACACCAGAAGGCTGGCTTCGAAGAATTCACTCCTCCGTACCTGGTGACCCGCAACACCATGCGCGGCACGGGCCAGCTCCCGAAGTTCGAAGAAGACATGTACCGCTGCGACAAGGATGACGACCTGTTCCTCATCCCGACTGCAGAAGTGCCGCTGACCAACCTCTACTCCGGCGAAGTGATTCCGGAATCTGAACTTCCGAAGCGCATCTGCGCCTACTCCGCCTGCTTCCGCCGCGAAGCCGGCTCCTACGGCAAGGACACCCGCGGTCTTCTCCGCTTACACCAGTTCAACAAGGTGGAAATGGTCTACTTCGCCCATCCGGAACACAGCTACGAAGACCACGAGGAACTCACACGCTTCGGTGAAAAGCTCCTGGAAAAGCTCGGCCTCCCCTACCACCGCTTGGCCCTCTGCAAGGGCGACCTCGGTTTCGGTGCCGCCAAGTGCTATGACCTCGAAGTCTACGCCCCGGTGGAAAAGAAGTGGCTCGAAGTGAGCTCCTGCTCGAACTTCGAAGACTACCAGGCACGCCGCGCCAACATCAAGACGAAGATTAACGGCAAGAACGTCTACGTCCACACGCTGAACGGTTCTGGCCTCGCCACTCCGCGCGTGATGGTCGGCATCTGCGACAACTACCAGCAGAAGGACGGCTCGCTCTTGATTCCTGAAGTGCTGAGGCCGTACATGGGTGGGCTTGAGGTTATTAAACCGAAAGCCTAA
- a CDS encoding phosphatidylglycerol lysyltransferase domain-containing protein, producing MRAVVKAVAESGYAGSDANFANIYLLRKTAEGLATLAGSQYRKKRNHISRFNRTYANYELREITGVNIADALDVENRWLKGDPADNAGDANENAGAAPRESSVELPCDCAEAAWVERSEDEKSRMAEYCAIVEALENFDALQMRGAVLYVEGKPVGMTMASETAPGAWDIHFEKVIGEYADNGGYAIINKLFVEKLWATGVHLINREEDINIEGLRKANFHITRRLY from the coding sequence TTGCGAGCGGTCGTTAAGGCTGTGGCAGAATCGGGTTACGCCGGTAGTGACGCGAATTTTGCAAACATTTATCTTCTGCGGAAAACTGCCGAAGGCCTCGCGACGCTCGCGGGTAGCCAGTACCGCAAAAAGCGCAACCACATTTCGCGATTCAACCGCACTTATGCAAACTATGAACTGCGTGAAATTACGGGTGTAAACATCGCCGATGCCCTCGACGTGGAAAATCGCTGGCTGAAAGGCGATCCTGCAGATAATGCTGGCGATGCAAATGAGAATGCGGGTGCCGCCCCGAGAGAATCGAGTGTCGAACTGCCCTGTGACTGCGCCGAAGCCGCCTGGGTCGAACGCTCCGAAGACGAAAAATCACGCATGGCGGAATACTGCGCCATCGTGGAAGCGCTGGAAAACTTCGACGCTCTCCAGATGCGGGGCGCAGTCCTGTACGTAGAAGGCAAACCCGTCGGCATGACGATGGCTTCTGAGACTGCTCCCGGCGCATGGGACATCCATTTCGAGAAAGTCATCGGAGAATACGCGGACAATGGCGGTTATGCGATTATAAACAAACTATTCGTCGAAAAACTCTGGGCTACGGGAGTTCATTTGATAAACCGCGAAGAGGACATCAACATCGAAGGCCTCCGCAAGGCGAACTTTCATATTACCCGCAGACTATATTAG
- a CDS encoding DUF2156 domain-containing protein produces the protein MINFKSPEISDWAAAAKAVADSGYTGSDASFANIYLLRQKYGTQIALQEGFLFRYYNGQGSRRGYAFPLGEGDAEAALALIVEDARESGRPLEFCLVDEPRAQILREYFKTVGANGAKSALHFTENRGDSDYIYSAESLATLTGNLYKKKRNHVSRFNRTYSDYEIRPLTPENFADALMVEKSWLNIETLGESSNTDCECREAAWAERSEDEKSKFSEYCAIREALEHFDALGMKGAVLYIGGIPAGMTMASEILPGVWDTHFEKVIDEYAVNGGYAIINKLFAEKLWATGAHLINREEDVNIEGLRKAKLSYYPQTILDKSHIVILEG, from the coding sequence ATGATAAACTTTAAGAGTCCAGAAATTTCTGATTGGGCTGCGGCGGCAAAGGCCGTGGCCGATTCGGGTTATACCGGCAGTGACGCGAGCTTCGCGAATATCTATCTACTGCGCCAAAAGTACGGAACGCAAATCGCTTTGCAAGAGGGGTTCCTCTTCCGCTATTACAACGGGCAAGGGAGCCGCAGGGGCTATGCCTTTCCGCTAGGAGAGGGCGATGCGGAGGCGGCGCTCGCACTTATTGTCGAAGATGCCCGCGAATCGGGCCGTCCGCTGGAATTCTGCCTGGTAGACGAGCCTCGGGCACAGATTTTGCGGGAGTATTTTAAGACAGTCGGGGCGAACGGCGCAAAATCCGCCCTTCATTTTACAGAAAATCGCGGCGACAGCGACTACATCTATTCTGCCGAAAGTCTTGCCACTTTGACCGGAAACCTGTACAAGAAAAAGCGCAACCACGTTTCCCGATTTAACAGGACTTATTCGGACTACGAAATCCGCCCGCTTACGCCGGAGAATTTTGCCGACGCGCTCATGGTCGAAAAGAGTTGGCTCAATATCGAAACCTTGGGAGAATCCAGCAATACTGATTGCGAATGCCGCGAAGCCGCCTGGGCAGAACGCTCCGAAGATGAAAAATCCAAATTCTCGGAATACTGCGCCATCCGCGAGGCTCTTGAACACTTTGATGCTCTCGGCATGAAAGGGGCGGTGCTCTATATTGGAGGAATTCCGGCCGGCATGACGATGGCTTCAGAAATTTTGCCCGGCGTCTGGGACACGCATTTTGAAAAGGTCATTGATGAATACGCCGTGAATGGCGGATATGCGATCATAAACAAACTATTTGCCGAAAAACTCTGGGCTACGGGAGCTCATTTGATCAACCGCGAAGAGGATGTCAACATCGAAGGACTCCGCAAGGCCAAACTCTCGTACTACCCGCAAACTATATTAGACAAGTCCCACATCGTCATTCTGGAGGGGTGA
- a CDS encoding PHB depolymerase family esterase: MKYLLPVLAAVSLSFAQWGNWGGNGGGKTINDYKKVSVSGRDIHVYAPSNLAPKSPLLLSLHGMDQDPNYQQNNTHWETVADTAGFVVVYPRGATGMSTWDIQGDKDTKWVVQIIEQMVKDYDIDTTRVYLSGFSMGGMFTYHAMSKIADKIAAFAPCSGPNVYGASKAQRPVPIMHIHGTNDDVLNYSMVENFLKNYRDQFNCPSKAEEQGNYPNAENSGGTMYTWGPCDKGVYIKHLKLPGRGHSPSHADVSDIWNFVKQWDVNGLISEKPEPESSNSSEIANQDLSSSSEGIDALRMDPSLALVSVYKSSDNSLMVVGAQGMSITVFNSLGNVVSTTRGIAGAQKVYTGAKGVYIVKVGSRTFKTSL; encoded by the coding sequence ATGAAATACTTGTTACCAGTATTGGCAGCAGTGTCGTTGTCTTTTGCCCAGTGGGGAAACTGGGGTGGCAACGGCGGCGGAAAAACCATCAATGACTACAAAAAGGTGTCTGTTTCGGGCCGAGACATTCATGTCTATGCACCGTCAAATCTTGCACCGAAGAGTCCGTTGCTTCTTTCTCTGCACGGCATGGACCAGGACCCGAATTACCAGCAGAATAATACCCATTGGGAAACGGTTGCTGATACGGCGGGCTTTGTCGTCGTTTATCCGAGGGGTGCTACGGGGATGAGTACGTGGGATATCCAGGGAGACAAGGATACTAAATGGGTGGTGCAGATTATCGAGCAGATGGTCAAGGACTATGATATCGACACCACGCGAGTTTACCTTTCGGGATTTTCGATGGGTGGCATGTTTACCTACCATGCCATGAGCAAAATTGCCGACAAAATTGCGGCTTTCGCCCCTTGTTCTGGGCCGAATGTTTACGGAGCGTCGAAAGCTCAACGCCCTGTTCCCATTATGCATATTCACGGAACAAACGACGATGTGTTGAATTACAGTATGGTTGAGAATTTCTTAAAGAATTACCGCGATCAGTTTAATTGTCCGTCAAAGGCTGAAGAACAGGGCAACTATCCCAATGCTGAAAACTCGGGTGGAACCATGTACACTTGGGGACCTTGCGATAAGGGGGTCTATATCAAGCATTTGAAACTCCCTGGCCGTGGTCACAGTCCTTCCCATGCAGACGTTTCGGACATCTGGAACTTCGTGAAGCAATGGGACGTAAATGGCCTTATTAGCGAAAAACCTGAACCAGAATCATCAAATTCTTCCGAAATAGCAAATCAGGATCTGTCTTCATCTAGCGAGGGTATCGATGCGTTGCGGATGGATCCTAGCTTGGCCTTGGTCTCTGTCTACAAGTCTTCTGACAACAGCCTCATGGTTGTGGGAGCCCAGGGCATGTCTATCACCGTGTTCAATAGCCTTGGCAACGTCGTTAGCACGACCCGTGGCATTGCAGGCGCCCAGAAGGTATACACTGGAGCTAAGGGAGTGTACATTGTGAAGGTTGGTTCTAGGACTTTCAAGACATCGCTCTAG
- a CDS encoding flavodoxin family protein — translation MRKVVILNASPRKDGNISQMLNIIGDTLFEKGTEVTIIDVCKLEFRPCIGCMKCRSAHDCVMPEDDAKRILRLVQECDGLVVGSPCYWGNMTGQLKMLFDRWVYGMMDHSERDYPIPLLKGKKAVIVTTCTTQWPFNLIFKQSAGTVRALKEILCWSGFKIAGVIQKGGTHKQNGLTPKEIAKCKKIALSLGSH, via the coding sequence ATGAGAAAAGTGGTCATTTTGAATGCGAGCCCGCGCAAAGACGGAAACATCAGCCAGATGTTAAATATCATAGGTGATACCCTGTTTGAAAAAGGCACCGAGGTAACAATCATTGATGTCTGCAAATTGGAATTTCGTCCGTGTATTGGCTGCATGAAATGCCGTAGCGCTCACGATTGCGTGATGCCGGAGGACGATGCGAAGCGGATTCTGCGCCTGGTGCAAGAATGCGACGGTCTAGTGGTCGGTTCGCCTTGCTATTGGGGCAACATGACCGGGCAACTCAAAATGCTTTTCGACCGCTGGGTTTACGGCATGATGGACCACAGCGAGCGTGATTACCCGATTCCACTGTTAAAGGGAAAGAAGGCTGTCATTGTGACGACATGCACTACCCAGTGGCCATTCAACCTGATTTTCAAGCAGTCGGCCGGCACCGTTCGCGCCCTCAAGGAAATCCTTTGCTGGAGTGGATTCAAGATTGCAGGTGTGATTCAAAAAGGCGGAACCCATAAGCAAAATGGCCTTACGCCCAAAGAAATTGCCAAGTGCAAGAAGATTGCCTTGTCACTTGGTTCGCATTAA
- a CDS encoding fibrobacter succinogenes major paralogous domain-containing protein, which translates to MVLNRKINTRVSSKNVIANPVGVKQSIAVLSFTLLLAACGGDSSSGAKDPELAEGNDTDLMVETFDDLLVCSSKREGTTAYVKDEKNAYVCVAGDWTLDGEDPAEKSSSSKKTSSSSGKAKSSSSSIKLELSSSVDDSQLSSSEKSSSSETSVYSSSSTDKIKCQELLESETNWNWDVPKECRFNPDIDYGTMTDERDGKVYKTVKIGDQIWMAENLNYADSTKTPSLKGKSWCFNDRAANCDVVGHLYTWAAAIDSVKLATDADNPQDCGFGKTCDLASAGSVTLVQGICPEGWHLPSYDEWKTLFDAVGGQDTAGKVLKSQTGWPSNGHETDAFGFSALPVGGKNDVGYFGVGTYFWSSTEVNSGHVYDVYLYYGLGNAGLAIENKILGFSVRCLRD; encoded by the coding sequence ATGGTTTTGAACAGAAAGATAAATACTCGCGTCTCTAGCAAGAACGTCATTGCGAACCCCGTAGGGGTGAAGCAATCCATTGCCGTTCTTTCCTTCACCCTTCTCCTTGCCGCCTGCGGTGGAGACAGCAGTTCGGGCGCCAAGGACCCTGAACTAGCTGAAGGAAACGATACGGACCTGATGGTTGAAACCTTCGACGACCTGCTGGTTTGCAGCAGCAAACGCGAAGGTACGACAGCCTACGTGAAGGACGAAAAGAACGCCTACGTGTGCGTAGCCGGCGACTGGACCTTGGACGGCGAGGATCCCGCCGAAAAGAGCTCTTCGTCGAAAAAAACTTCTTCGAGCAGCGGCAAGGCGAAGTCTTCATCGAGTTCGATAAAGTTGGAACTTTCGTCTTCTGTTGATGATTCTCAGTTGTCCAGCAGTGAAAAGTCGAGTAGTAGCGAGACAAGTGTGTATAGTAGCAGTTCTACAGACAAGATAAAATGTCAAGAGCTTTTAGAAAGTGAAACGAACTGGAACTGGGATGTGCCGAAGGAATGTCGCTTCAACCCTGATATTGATTACGGCACGATGACCGATGAACGCGATGGCAAGGTTTACAAAACAGTGAAAATCGGTGATCAGATTTGGATGGCCGAGAACTTGAACTACGCCGACAGTACAAAGACTCCGAGCCTGAAGGGTAAATCTTGGTGCTTCAACGATAGGGCTGCCAACTGCGACGTGGTCGGTCACCTTTACACCTGGGCGGCGGCAATAGACTCGGTGAAACTCGCAACCGATGCGGACAACCCGCAGGACTGTGGCTTCGGCAAAACCTGCGACCTCGCTTCGGCAGGCTCAGTGACCTTGGTTCAGGGCATCTGCCCCGAGGGTTGGCACCTGCCAAGTTATGACGAATGGAAAACTCTGTTCGATGCCGTCGGCGGTCAAGATACGGCAGGCAAGGTTCTCAAGTCGCAGACGGGTTGGCCTAGCAATGGCCACGAAACGGATGCCTTCGGTTTTTCCGCCTTGCCTGTTGGCGGCAAGAACGATGTTGGCTACTTCGGCGTCGGCACGTACTTCTGGAGTTCTACAGAGGTCAATAGCGGCCACGTGTACGACGTGTACTTGTACTACGGCCTCGGCAATGCGGGCCTGGCCATCGAGAATAAGATCCTCGGGTTCTCTGTTCGTTGTCTCCGGGACTAG
- a CDS encoding YlbD family protein, which produces MDLVQDGLGDKFFEYAKTHPYIIKEYREGFPIILMRTK; this is translated from the coding sequence GTGGATCTCGTGCAGGACGGCCTCGGCGATAAATTTTTTGAATACGCCAAGACGCATCCGTACATTATCAAGGAATATCGCGAAGGATTCCCGATAATTCTAATGCGAACCAAGTGA
- a CDS encoding 8-oxo-dGTP diphosphatase has product MLNTTLCYIEQDGKYLLLHRVKKKNDINKDKWIGIGGKFEEWESPEDCIKREALEETGLTLIRPKYRGIVTFISDGMDQTEFMHLFTATEFTGTLKECDEGTLEWIPKEDVAKLPHWDGDLIFLALLERGEPFFSLKLTYKGNSLTQALLNDEPVILESFLKHFCK; this is encoded by the coding sequence ATGCTCAACACAACTCTCTGCTACATCGAACAAGACGGCAAGTACTTGCTGCTCCACCGCGTCAAGAAAAAGAATGATATCAACAAGGACAAGTGGATCGGCATTGGCGGCAAGTTCGAGGAATGGGAATCTCCCGAGGACTGCATCAAGCGCGAGGCTCTCGAAGAAACAGGCCTCACGCTGATTCGCCCGAAGTACAGAGGGATAGTCACCTTCATTAGCGACGGCATGGACCAAACCGAATTCATGCACCTGTTCACGGCGACAGAATTCACTGGCACCCTCAAGGAATGCGACGAAGGCACGCTCGAATGGATTCCCAAGGAAGATGTGGCCAAACTCCCCCACTGGGATGGCGACTTAATATTCCTGGCGCTTCTCGAACGTGGCGAACCATTTTTCTCGCTCAAACTTACATACAAAGGAAATTCGCTCACCCAAGCCCTGCTGAACGATGAGCCAGTCATCCTTGAAAGTTTTTTAAAACATTTTTGCAAGTGA
- the leuB gene encoding 3-isopropylmalate dehydrogenase: protein MSKNYKIAVLPGDGIGPEVMKEAVRVLDVVSKKFGFDVNAEWANVGGAAYDESGSPLPESTLKLGEASDCILFGSVGGPKWEHLPPNLQPERGALLPLRKHFKLFCNLRPARVYKELAGACPLRADIVGDGFNILTVRELTGDVYFGQPKGREGVPGSKEEIGFDTMKYSRYEVERIARFAFDAAMLRNKKVASIDKANVLTTSVLWREVVNEVIKDYPELTLEHLYVDNAAMQLLKRPREFDVLLCPNLFGDILTDECAMLTGSMGLLPSASIAEGSFGLYEPAGGSAPDIAGKGIANPLAQILSVALMLRYTFKEEEAAKAIEAACEKVIAQGFRTGDIYQEGCTKVGTTGMGDAIIAALG, encoded by the coding sequence ATGAGCAAGAATTACAAGATTGCAGTGCTCCCGGGCGATGGTATCGGTCCGGAAGTGATGAAAGAAGCTGTCCGCGTGTTGGACGTTGTTTCCAAGAAGTTTGGTTTCGACGTGAATGCCGAATGGGCAAACGTCGGTGGCGCCGCCTACGACGAAAGCGGTTCTCCGCTGCCGGAAAGCACCCTCAAGCTGGGCGAAGCTTCTGACTGTATTCTTTTCGGTTCCGTGGGTGGCCCGAAGTGGGAACACCTCCCCCCGAACCTGCAGCCGGAACGCGGCGCACTGCTCCCGCTCCGTAAGCACTTCAAGCTTTTCTGCAACCTCCGCCCGGCCCGCGTCTATAAGGAACTCGCAGGCGCTTGCCCGCTCCGTGCCGACATCGTGGGCGACGGTTTCAACATCCTCACCGTCCGCGAACTGACGGGTGACGTTTACTTTGGCCAGCCGAAGGGCCGCGAAGGCGTTCCGGGCTCCAAGGAAGAAATCGGTTTCGACACCATGAAGTACAGCCGCTACGAAGTCGAACGCATTGCCCGCTTCGCTTTCGATGCCGCCATGCTCCGCAACAAGAAGGTCGCTTCTATCGATAAGGCCAACGTGCTCACCACCAGCGTGCTCTGGCGCGAAGTCGTGAACGAAGTCATTAAGGACTATCCGGAACTCACTCTCGAACACCTCTACGTCGATAACGCTGCCATGCAGCTCCTGAAGCGCCCGCGTGAATTCGACGTGCTCCTCTGCCCGAACCTCTTCGGCGACATCCTCACCGACGAATGCGCCATGCTCACCGGTTCCATGGGCCTCCTCCCGTCCGCTTCTATCGCCGAAGGTTCCTTCGGTCTGTACGAACCGGCCGGTGGTTCCGCTCCGGACATCGCTGGCAAGGGTATTGCTAACCCGCTCGCCCAGATTCTCTCCGTGGCATTGATGCTCCGCTACACCTTCAAGGAAGAGGAAGCTGCAAAGGCTATCGAAGCTGCTTGCGAAAAGGTGATTGCCCAGGGCTTCCGCACTGGCGACATCTACCAGGAAGGCTGCACCAAGGTCGGCACGACCGGCATGGGCGATGCGATTATCGCTGCGCTCGGCTAA
- the tgt gene encoding tRNA guanosine(34) transglycosylase Tgt, producing the protein MNNNPFELIKTSDKSKARRGRIRTAHGTIETPIFMPVGTPASVKGLSSRDLREMQAQIILANTYHLYLRPGTKLIAEAGGVQKFMGWNGPMLTDSGGFQVWSLKDFRHITEDGVEFKSLLDGSRHKFTPESVMQAQREIGADIIMAFDECTPYPSTVEEASHSLDLTLKWTRRAMEWLEKNPPLHGYPQFFFGIVQGGMHKELRKKSIEALKELAPDGYAMGGLSVGEPVELMYEIADFCTDNLPEDRARYVMGVGTPWNLLSLIKRGVDMFDCILPAKNAQDGLVYTSRGVLRYKNAKFAHQHDAPLDPECDCYCCRNYSRSYLRHLFKAKEPLGWTLSTIHNLHFYLHLMQQARDHIEAGDFEEWSAAMIPQLLQEAV; encoded by the coding sequence GTGAACAATAATCCCTTCGAACTCATAAAGACAAGCGACAAGAGCAAGGCCCGCCGCGGACGAATCCGCACGGCCCACGGCACAATCGAGACGCCGATTTTTATGCCAGTGGGCACGCCTGCAAGCGTGAAGGGACTTTCGTCGCGGGACCTCCGCGAAATGCAGGCGCAGATTATTCTCGCGAATACGTACCACCTGTACTTGCGCCCAGGCACCAAGCTGATTGCCGAGGCGGGCGGTGTGCAAAAGTTCATGGGCTGGAACGGCCCCATGCTTACGGACAGCGGCGGATTCCAGGTCTGGAGCCTCAAGGATTTTCGCCACATTACCGAAGACGGCGTGGAATTCAAGAGCCTGCTGGACGGCAGCCGTCACAAGTTCACGCCCGAATCCGTGATGCAGGCCCAGCGCGAAATCGGGGCCGACATCATCATGGCTTTTGACGAATGCACTCCGTACCCGAGCACCGTCGAGGAGGCCTCGCACTCGCTGGACCTGACGCTCAAATGGACCCGCCGCGCCATGGAATGGCTCGAAAAGAATCCGCCGCTCCACGGCTACCCGCAATTCTTTTTCGGAATCGTGCAGGGCGGCATGCACAAGGAACTCCGAAAAAAATCCATCGAGGCACTCAAGGAACTCGCTCCCGACGGCTATGCGATGGGTGGCCTCTCCGTAGGCGAACCCGTGGAACTGATGTACGAAATCGCGGATTTTTGCACCGACAACCTGCCCGAAGACCGCGCCCGCTACGTGATGGGGGTGGGCACGCCGTGGAATTTGCTTTCGCTTATCAAGCGCGGGGTCGACATGTTCGATTGCATTTTGCCTGCGAAAAACGCCCAGGACGGCCTCGTTTATACCAGCAGGGGAGTGCTCCGCTACAAGAACGCCAAGTTCGCGCACCAGCACGATGCTCCGCTCGACCCGGAATGTGACTGCTACTGCTGCCGCAACTACAGCCGCTCCTACCTGCGCCACCTATTCAAAGCCAAGGAACCCCTCGGCTGGACGCTTTCCACCATCCACAACCTGCATTTTTACCTGCACCTGATGCAGCAGGCCCGCGACCACATCGAGGCCGGCGATTTCGAGGAATGGTCTGCAGCAATGATTCCACAGTTGCTGCAGGAAGCGGTTTAA
- the lptE gene encoding LPS assembly lipoprotein LptE, with amino-acid sequence MFAKKASYLICLVAVALCVGLLSGCYSFTASTLPSHIKTVKIHEVEDKTLDPVLANNIRAGVLEMFRKNAGGVRVVNDNANADFEMTLLSYTNKPENYNSSSDVETYRVTIRVSVKFYDNVKERVIYESKSLSAEGTYDVQANETEDRHGQTRAIEKLQDLIITNALAKW; translated from the coding sequence ATGTTTGCTAAAAAGGCGTCTTATTTAATTTGTTTAGTCGCGGTTGCCCTGTGTGTAGGGCTCTTGAGTGGTTGCTATAGCTTTACGGCATCGACGCTCCCAAGCCATATCAAGACGGTCAAGATTCACGAAGTCGAAGACAAGACGCTTGACCCGGTGCTGGCCAACAACATCCGCGCCGGGGTGCTCGAAATGTTCCGAAAGAATGCGGGCGGTGTGCGTGTCGTCAACGACAATGCCAATGCTGATTTCGAAATGACTCTCTTGAGCTATACGAATAAGCCGGAAAACTATAACAGTTCCAGTGACGTGGAAACCTACCGCGTGACGATTCGCGTAAGTGTCAAGTTTTACGACAACGTAAAGGAACGTGTTATTTACGAATCCAAGTCGCTGAGTGCCGAAGGCACTTACGATGTGCAGGCGAATGAGACCGAAGACCGTCACGGTCAGACCCGCGCCATCGAAAAACTTCAAGACCTCATTATTACCAACGCCCTGGCTAAATGGTAA
- a CDS encoding polysaccharide deacetylase family protein, with product MAGTPINTVPWNGHVGAVSFTFDDALANQPQNLKPMLDDLPDVHVTFFLTDMGNGLKQNAAGFAALAKAGNEIGNHTKTHAHLTGVGSDSELEEEIVKFAETIESTLAEQGADVKVTSLATPFCENNAKIKDVIAKRHFINRDCGWHGRNDWDTEPDWMSLQAKIWTRSGATVTEMLSALDTAAYIGNFEGANPWDVQVKDGSWLVVLNHGVTDDAGDDYAINPSDIKKIFEHAVENKLWVAPFGTVGAYHRAHFVVDAATSNATDDGFTVTWEIPNEHMPKSVPLRVKIDTQSVDENAVVEQAGKKIVPESDGSYIIEFMAKELKVRKPNADDVLDDSQSTLHKTTFANPAYTKYTVFDLNGVRLGGTNGWIIPASYPKGSYIIRAEAGDLPAVTRIVNK from the coding sequence ATGGCAGGAACTCCTATAAATACCGTGCCCTGGAACGGCCATGTCGGGGCAGTAAGTTTTACTTTTGACGATGCTCTTGCAAATCAGCCGCAGAACTTGAAGCCGATGCTGGATGATTTACCGGATGTCCACGTGACGTTCTTTCTAACGGACATGGGAAATGGCCTGAAGCAGAATGCCGCGGGTTTTGCTGCGCTTGCAAAGGCGGGTAACGAAATTGGAAACCATACCAAGACGCATGCGCACTTGACTGGAGTCGGCAGTGATAGCGAACTTGAAGAAGAAATCGTCAAGTTTGCGGAAACGATTGAAAGTACGCTTGCGGAGCAGGGGGCAGATGTGAAGGTGACGTCGCTTGCGACACCCTTCTGCGAGAATAACGCCAAAATTAAGGATGTAATTGCCAAACGGCACTTTATCAATCGTGATTGTGGGTGGCATGGACGCAACGATTGGGATACGGAGCCGGATTGGATGAGTCTTCAGGCAAAAATCTGGACGCGCTCGGGTGCGACTGTTACCGAAATGCTTTCGGCGCTTGATACGGCTGCCTATATTGGAAATTTCGAAGGGGCTAACCCCTGGGATGTTCAGGTGAAGGATGGATCTTGGCTCGTTGTGCTGAATCACGGAGTCACGGATGATGCGGGGGATGACTACGCCATTAATCCATCGGACATTAAGAAAATATTTGAACATGCCGTCGAAAATAAATTGTGGGTTGCTCCGTTTGGGACGGTCGGTGCTTACCATCGTGCGCACTTTGTTGTCGATGCCGCGACTTCAAACGCTACCGATGATGGTTTTACAGTGACTTGGGAAATTCCGAATGAACATATGCCGAAAAGTGTTCCGCTGCGCGTGAAAATCGATACGCAGAGTGTTGACGAGAATGCCGTCGTGGAACAAGCTGGCAAGAAGATTGTACCCGAAAGCGACGGTTCATACATTATTGAATTTATGGCGAAAGAACTCAAGGTGCGAAAGCCTAACGCGGACGATGTTCTAGATGATTCCCAAAGCACTCTCCACAAGACGACTTTTGCAAATCCTGCCTATACGAAATATACAGTGTTCGATTTGAATGGCGTTCGACTCGGAGGAACCAATGGCTGGATTATTCCTGCCTCTTATCCCAAGGGGAGCTACATTATTCGCGCCGAAGCGGGCGACTTACCTGCAGTGACAAGAATCGTGAATAAATAG